From a region of the Paenibacillus sp. R14(2021) genome:
- a CDS encoding Gfo/Idh/MocA family protein: protein MRTVKIGIIGCGMIANDKHMPSLAKVEEAEMVAFCDLNEERARAAALKYGVPGARVYTDYKQLLAMEDIEVVHVLTPNVSHAVISIDAMEAGKHVMCEKPMAKTGAEAKAMVDAHVRTGKKLTIGYQNRSKANSQLLRKMIVNGELGEIYYAKAVATRRRGVPTWGVFLDKEKQGGGPMIDIGTHSLDLILWLMNNYEPESVTGSVFHKLKHTPNAANEWGSWEPDQFEVEDSAFGYVKFKNGAVVSIETSWMLNIAKSEGSYLCGTKGGADFKDGLRINGERDGSLFLNVINVDPNARELFRGEKMTDFEYEAKQWIHCIVNDTEPLVKPEEAMVVSAILEAVYISAETGKPVYFD from the coding sequence ATGCGGACCGTGAAAATAGGCATTATCGGCTGCGGCATGATCGCGAACGACAAGCATATGCCGAGCCTGGCTAAGGTGGAAGAGGCGGAAATGGTCGCGTTCTGCGATCTGAATGAGGAGAGAGCCCGCGCGGCGGCGTTGAAGTACGGGGTTCCAGGCGCGCGCGTGTACACGGATTACAAGCAGCTGCTCGCCATGGAGGACATTGAAGTCGTCCACGTGCTGACGCCGAACGTTTCGCATGCGGTCATTTCGATTGATGCGATGGAAGCCGGCAAGCACGTCATGTGCGAGAAGCCGATGGCGAAGACCGGCGCCGAGGCAAAGGCCATGGTCGACGCCCACGTCAGAACCGGCAAGAAGCTGACGATCGGATACCAGAACCGGAGCAAGGCGAACTCGCAGCTCCTGCGCAAGATGATTGTGAACGGTGAGCTTGGCGAGATCTATTACGCGAAGGCGGTCGCGACGAGGCGCAGAGGCGTTCCGACCTGGGGCGTTTTTCTGGACAAGGAGAAGCAAGGCGGCGGTCCCATGATCGATATCGGCACGCATTCGCTAGACCTGATACTGTGGTTGATGAACAACTACGAGCCGGAGAGCGTGACGGGCAGTGTGTTTCATAAGTTGAAGCATACGCCGAATGCCGCAAACGAATGGGGCTCTTGGGAACCGGATCAGTTCGAGGTGGAGGATTCTGCCTTCGGCTACGTGAAGTTCAAGAACGGCGCCGTCGTGTCGATTGAAACCAGCTGGATGCTGAACATCGCGAAGTCGGAAGGCTCGTATTTGTGCGGAACCAAGGGCGGCGCCGATTTCAAAGACGGCTTGCGGATCAACGGCGAGCGTGACGGAAGCTTGTTCCTGAACGTCATTAATGTGGATCCGAACGCAAGGGAGCTGTTCAGGGGCGAGAAAATGACCGATTTCGAGTATGAAGCGAAGCAGTGGATTCATTGTATCGTGAATGACACGGAGCCGCTCGTGAAGCCCGAAGAAGCGATGGTGGTATCGGCAATTCTTGAAGCCGTCTATATTTCTGCCGAAACAGGCAAGCCTGTTTACTTCGATTAA
- a CDS encoding Gfo/Idh/MocA family protein: MLNVAMISKWHVHAEGYAKQLQALGSVNITAVWDENSDRGRNWAEELGAAFEADLHALLRRDDVDAVVVNAPTSMHAEVMVAAANAGKHIFTEKAMALTVAECDQIAAAVRNAGVQFCISFPARTRPQHLFAKQLLDDGLLGAVTLLRIRNGHDGALNNWLPEYWYDEQQAGGGAMMDLGCHPMYLASWLLGQPRRITSMFNYFTGRSVEDNAQCSIEFENNAVALLETSLVTYQTPAAFELYGTEGTLIISGESVKFISKHANSPLQGWITPSRLPKEQPLPLTQWVNSLLNDEPMPFGLEDGTKLTELLEAAYIAHRERRTVEFKRSGGR; this comes from the coding sequence ATGTTGAATGTGGCCATGATTAGCAAGTGGCACGTACATGCCGAAGGATACGCCAAGCAGCTGCAAGCTCTTGGAAGCGTTAATATAACGGCGGTGTGGGATGAGAATAGCGATAGGGGACGCAACTGGGCAGAGGAGCTTGGCGCTGCATTCGAAGCCGATCTGCATGCGCTGCTTCGAAGAGACGACGTAGACGCCGTTGTCGTCAACGCTCCGACCAGCATGCATGCCGAAGTGATGGTTGCCGCCGCAAACGCAGGCAAGCATATATTCACGGAGAAAGCGATGGCGCTGACCGTGGCGGAATGCGATCAAATCGCTGCAGCCGTGCGGAATGCGGGCGTCCAATTTTGCATTTCGTTTCCCGCGCGCACGAGACCGCAGCATTTGTTCGCGAAACAGCTGCTGGATGATGGTCTGCTAGGTGCCGTGACGCTGCTGCGCATTCGCAACGGCCATGATGGCGCGCTGAATAACTGGCTGCCCGAATATTGGTACGACGAGCAGCAAGCGGGCGGGGGAGCGATGATGGATCTAGGCTGCCATCCGATGTACTTGGCAAGCTGGCTGCTCGGACAGCCTCGGCGAATCACGTCCATGTTTAATTATTTCACCGGCAGGTCCGTCGAGGATAATGCGCAGTGCTCCATCGAATTCGAGAACAATGCGGTTGCGCTGCTGGAAACGAGCCTTGTGACGTATCAGACGCCTGCCGCATTCGAGCTGTACGGCACGGAAGGCACGCTGATCATCTCCGGAGAGAGCGTCAAATTCATTTCCAAGCACGCGAATTCGCCGCTGCAGGGATGGATAACGCCAAGCCGACTGCCGAAGGAGCAGCCGCTCCCGCTTACGCAGTGGGTGAACAGCCTGCTGAACGACGAGCCGATGCCTTTCGGTTTGGAGGATGGCACCAAGCTGACGGAGCTGCTGGAAGCAGCTTATATCGCGCATCGTGAACGAAGAACCGTGGAATTCAAGCGTTCGGGAGGGAGATAA
- a CDS encoding phytanoyl-CoA dioxygenase family protein: MTAEQNLGLHALSQPGEFTALDRFMFESWGYLVIPNVLSADQAQACLEAAIRLHEKAGTSGWAQVGRGFETEPTLDELIDHPAILPKVRALYGDRFILQSAWCTKQLAFGGAGGWHQDGSGAYDFKQLAYPIPLLQLRASYLLTDQSLPRMGNMEMIPGSHRAQVPLPPDIRRDKGDLPIGQVICAPAGSVLLFHNAVWHRTYMHDGNYDRYTAHYIYSPPWVRFSDRFVNDKEYLERTTPVRRYLAGEYERPDAPFGAGYPVVFDVE; this comes from the coding sequence ATGACTGCTGAACAGAATCTAGGACTTCATGCCTTATCCCAACCTGGTGAATTTACGGCGCTTGACCGGTTTATGTTTGAATCATGGGGATATTTGGTCATCCCGAATGTATTGTCGGCCGACCAAGCGCAAGCTTGCTTGGAAGCCGCCATTCGCCTGCATGAGAAGGCGGGCACATCAGGATGGGCCCAAGTCGGCCGCGGGTTCGAGACGGAGCCGACACTTGATGAATTGATTGACCACCCAGCCATCCTGCCGAAAGTAAGAGCTCTGTACGGCGACCGATTCATTCTGCAATCTGCATGGTGCACGAAGCAGCTGGCATTCGGCGGCGCTGGCGGATGGCACCAAGACGGCTCGGGCGCCTACGATTTCAAGCAATTGGCGTATCCCATTCCACTGCTTCAGCTTCGCGCTTCGTATTTGCTCACCGATCAGTCATTGCCTCGGATGGGCAACATGGAAATGATCCCGGGCAGCCATAGAGCACAGGTGCCGCTTCCCCCGGACATTCGCCGCGACAAGGGTGATCTGCCGATCGGACAGGTGATTTGCGCACCTGCGGGCTCCGTGCTGCTCTTCCATAATGCGGTATGGCACCGTACCTACATGCATGACGGCAATTATGATCGATACACCGCGCATTATATATACAGTCCGCCTTGGGTCCGCTTCTCGGATCGATTCGTGAACGACAAGGAGTACCTGGAACGCACAACGCCCGTTCGACGTTATTTGGCTGGAGAGTACGAACGTCCGGACGCACCGTTCGGCGCAGGGTACCCGGTCGTTTTTGACGTTGAATAA
- a CDS encoding twin-arginine translocase TatA/TatE family subunit, whose product MPFNIGWTGILLIALVGLLIFGPKKLPQLGKAFGTTIREFRTSTKELVESDQEDGDVKKDARH is encoded by the coding sequence ATGCCATTTAATATAGGCTGGACGGGTATCTTGTTGATCGCGCTTGTCGGTCTGCTGATCTTCGGTCCGAAGAAGCTGCCGCAGCTTGGCAAAGCGTTCGGCACGACGATCCGCGAGTTCAGAACGAGCACGAAGGAGCTGGTCGAGTCCGATCAAGAAGATGGGGACGTGAAGAAAGACGCACGTCATTAA
- a CDS encoding ZIP family metal transporter, whose amino-acid sequence MQTKAVVDRLKPLKSKGIWGILPVVLLAIVIVLIANFGTGIKTESVAPIEVLDIPKIILTDEGFAVHVFNSGPEEVTIAQVLVNDAFWNAEFNPSPTMSRFGETEIKIPYGWVEGDPYEIKLITSNGLLFSGEVPVAAKTPEPSAARFGQYALIGFYVGVVPVGLGLLWFPFLRRFSNRGIQAILALTVGLLFFLVVDTLQEGLELGAEAPGVFQGTGLVWFGALLSFLFLLAMDQASERKGARSGKHVAYKIAGGIGLHNLGEGLAIGAAFATGEAALGTFLVIGFTLHNITEGVGIASPLLKEQPTWRTFLNLALLAGAPAIAGTWAGGFVFNDTLAALFFGIGAGAILQVIYVIGAMILREAKKSASPSMSWLNFVSLTAGILLMYATAMLVN is encoded by the coding sequence ATGCAAACGAAGGCAGTAGTTGATCGATTAAAGCCATTAAAGTCCAAGGGCATATGGGGAATACTTCCTGTCGTGCTTCTTGCGATTGTCATCGTATTAATCGCGAATTTCGGCACCGGCATCAAAACTGAGTCCGTCGCGCCGATCGAAGTGCTTGATATCCCGAAAATTATTCTGACCGACGAGGGCTTTGCCGTCCACGTGTTCAACTCCGGGCCGGAGGAAGTGACCATCGCACAGGTGCTGGTGAACGATGCGTTCTGGAATGCGGAGTTCAATCCAAGTCCGACAATGAGCAGATTCGGCGAAACGGAAATTAAGATTCCGTATGGCTGGGTTGAGGGCGATCCGTATGAAATCAAGCTGATTACGTCGAACGGATTGCTATTCTCCGGCGAGGTTCCCGTTGCGGCCAAAACGCCGGAGCCGAGCGCGGCGCGCTTCGGCCAATATGCGTTAATCGGTTTCTATGTCGGCGTCGTTCCCGTAGGATTGGGGCTGTTATGGTTTCCGTTCCTGCGGCGATTCTCCAATCGCGGCATTCAAGCGATACTGGCGCTAACGGTCGGTCTGTTGTTCTTCTTGGTCGTGGATACACTGCAGGAAGGGTTGGAGCTTGGGGCGGAAGCGCCTGGGGTCTTCCAAGGCACCGGCTTGGTCTGGTTCGGCGCGCTGCTCAGCTTCCTCTTCCTGCTCGCGATGGATCAAGCCTCCGAACGCAAGGGAGCCCGTTCGGGCAAGCATGTCGCTTACAAAATCGCCGGCGGCATCGGTCTGCACAACTTGGGGGAAGGACTGGCGATCGGAGCTGCTTTCGCAACCGGAGAGGCTGCGCTTGGAACGTTTCTGGTGATCGGCTTTACGCTGCATAATATAACGGAAGGCGTCGGCATCGCGTCACCTCTATTGAAGGAACAGCCTACGTGGCGGACGTTTCTCAACTTGGCCTTGCTGGCCGGAGCACCAGCGATTGCGGGAACCTGGGCGGGCGGCTTCGTCTTCAATGATACGCTGGCGGCATTGTTCTTCGGCATCGGCGCAGGCGCCATTCTGCAGGTCATCTACGTGATCGGCGCGATGATCCTTCGAGAAGCGAAGAAATCGGCGTCGCCTTCCATGTCGTGGCTGAACTTCGTTAGTCTCACCGCGGGCATTCTTCTGATGTACGCGACAGCGATGCTGGTAAATTGA
- a CDS encoding multicopper oxidase domain-containing protein translates to MMAHGYEPSDENTPGMEAAFKALTTFDYGKTSTRDGRTVREYKLVAMDTDVEIAKGITFPGWTFNGSIPGPTLRCTEGDILRIKFWNGSLHPHSIHFHGIHPTNMDGIEPVQPGSEFIYEFEAKPAGMHLYHCHIPPLSKHIHKGLYGNFIIDPVKPRKPARELNMVMNGYDLDLDGENEIYTVNGYAFAFQARPIEVKVGELVRVYLSNFTEFDLINSFHLHANLFHYYEVGADPDARPIYTDTVMQCQGQRGILEMVFPSPGKYMFHAHQSEFAELGWMGFFEAKG, encoded by the coding sequence ATGATGGCGCATGGGTATGAACCGAGCGATGAGAATACGCCTGGTATGGAGGCGGCCTTCAAGGCATTGACGACATTCGATTACGGAAAAACAAGCACGAGGGATGGGCGAACGGTTCGGGAATACAAGCTGGTGGCCATGGATACGGATGTGGAAATCGCGAAGGGCATTACGTTTCCCGGCTGGACGTTCAACGGTTCGATTCCAGGTCCAACCCTGCGTTGTACGGAAGGAGATATCCTTCGCATCAAGTTCTGGAACGGCTCGCTCCACCCGCATTCCATTCATTTTCATGGCATTCACCCTACCAATATGGATGGCATTGAGCCCGTTCAGCCCGGGTCGGAGTTCATTTATGAGTTCGAGGCAAAACCCGCAGGCATGCATCTGTATCACTGTCATATCCCGCCCTTGTCCAAACACATCCACAAAGGACTATACGGTAACTTCATCATCGACCCCGTTAAACCAAGAAAACCGGCTCGAGAGCTGAATATGGTGATGAACGGTTACGACTTGGATCTGGACGGTGAGAATGAGATTTATACGGTTAACGGCTACGCGTTTGCCTTCCAAGCCAGACCGATTGAAGTAAAAGTCGGCGAATTGGTGCGCGTGTATCTCAGTAATTTCACGGAATTCGATCTGATTAATTCATTCCATCTTCACGCGAATTTGTTCCACTACTACGAGGTCGGGGCCGATCCGGATGCAAGACCGATCTATACGGATACCGTTATGCAATGCCAAGGTCAGCGGGGCATTCTTGAGATGGTGTTCCCATCGCCCGGAAAATACATGTTCCATGCCCACCAAAGCGAGTTTGCGGAGCTGGGCTGGATGGGCTTCTTTGAAGCGAAAGGGTAA
- a CDS encoding GNAT family N-acetyltransferase yields the protein MNVETSKQWNEALWLKAEAIYEEAFPEHGRKTRTIVRRMLEREIAALHVWSESNDTIAMALTAFDTTSEALIIDYLAVRRSCQGLGIGQLCIRQLSDWALRTMPGCRGMIIEAEAEQTPENASRIRFWKKAGFTLTDYIHHYIWVPETYHAMVLSFHAENPLTHDGKALFKAITRYHEKAYRSKG from the coding sequence ATGAACGTTGAAACGAGCAAGCAGTGGAATGAAGCGTTATGGCTGAAAGCCGAAGCGATATACGAGGAAGCTTTTCCCGAGCATGGCCGGAAGACTCGGACCATCGTTCGCCGCATGCTTGAGCGGGAGATCGCAGCGCTGCATGTCTGGAGTGAATCGAATGACACGATCGCAATGGCGCTGACGGCCTTCGATACCACATCGGAAGCGCTGATCATCGACTATCTCGCAGTACGCCGTTCCTGTCAGGGCCTTGGAATCGGCCAATTATGTATCCGTCAGCTCTCAGACTGGGCATTACGAACGATGCCGGGTTGCCGGGGAATGATAATCGAAGCGGAGGCGGAGCAGACGCCGGAGAACGCAAGCCGGATTCGCTTTTGGAAGAAAGCCGGGTTTACGCTGACGGATTACATCCATCACTACATTTGGGTGCCGGAGACTTATCACGCCATGGTGCTTAGCTTCCATGCTGAAAACCCGCTTACGCATGACGGTAAAGCGTTGTTTAAGGCTATCACGAGATATCATGAGAAGGCTTATCGGAGCAAAGGCTGA
- a CDS encoding GAF domain-containing protein, with the protein MFHTEQYNAAREQNYELVIRQLQALLEGESDRIANLSNASALLNQFLDRINWVGFYVLRDGELVLGPFQGLPACVRIPLSKGVCGKAASDLATVRVANVHEFPGHIACDAASQSEIVIPIIKNGELLGVLDIDSPELERFDEIDQHYLEQFVDRLTAHL; encoded by the coding sequence ATGTTTCATACCGAGCAATATAACGCAGCACGTGAACAAAATTACGAATTGGTCATTCGCCAATTGCAAGCACTGCTTGAAGGCGAATCCGATCGGATCGCTAACTTATCCAATGCCTCGGCCCTGCTGAATCAATTTCTGGATCGTATTAATTGGGTAGGCTTCTACGTACTGCGGGACGGCGAATTGGTGCTTGGGCCGTTCCAAGGACTGCCAGCCTGCGTGCGCATACCGCTGTCCAAAGGCGTATGCGGCAAAGCTGCAAGTGACCTTGCAACCGTCCGCGTCGCGAATGTCCATGAGTTCCCAGGGCATATCGCCTGCGACGCTGCTTCGCAATCGGAAATCGTCATCCCAATCATTAAGAACGGGGAATTGCTGGGTGTGCTCGACATCGACAGCCCTGAGCTGGAACGGTTTGATGAAATCGATCAGCACTATTTGGAGCAATTCGTGGATCGTCTGACTGCGCATCTGTAA
- a CDS encoding LysM peptidoglycan-binding domain-containing protein yields MIIYTIKYGDSLFSIANKYQVSIEQIRRANGFDETNLSLVPGQALILPTNVYIVQPGDSLYKIAAVSYVPIQAIKDANRLTSDALSIGRRLILPPRPKYMEQGLSFILPSTQERTESLIRYFSPNNTYFGIFEYHINEDGTLSELTNDDVAVRASRENHVAPLATITNLTPGGFSPELTKTVLSSPDMQN; encoded by the coding sequence ATGATTATTTATACCATTAAATACGGCGATTCCTTATTCTCGATCGCGAATAAATATCAAGTTTCAATTGAACAGATCCGAAGAGCTAACGGCTTCGATGAAACGAACCTAAGCTTGGTTCCCGGCCAAGCCCTGATCCTGCCAACGAATGTGTACATCGTGCAGCCTGGCGATTCCTTATACAAGATTGCTGCCGTGAGCTACGTCCCTATTCAGGCGATCAAGGACGCCAATCGCCTAACAAGCGATGCGTTGTCCATCGGAAGACGGCTTATTTTGCCGCCCCGTCCCAAGTATATGGAACAAGGACTTAGCTTCATACTGCCCAGTACGCAAGAACGAACCGAATCTCTCATTCGATACTTTTCGCCGAACAACACGTACTTCGGAATTTTTGAATATCACATCAACGAAGATGGCACGCTCAGCGAGCTGACTAATGATGACGTAGCGGTACGCGCTTCAAGAGAGAATCATGTCGCTCCGCTTGCCACGATAACCAATCTGACGCCGGGCGGCTTCAGCCCTGAATTGACCAAGACGGTGCTTAGCTCACCAGACATGCAGAATTGA
- a CDS encoding glycosyl hydrolase family 18 protein yields MIEQIYTLVKTKNYAGVMIDFENVTGTERDMYSSFLNALHKRLQPEGYYTAVALPVKRSDNEFPGYDYGGIASAVDFVFLMAYDYHEAHSGPGPVAPIDEIQKTLDYAIRFIRRDKIILGVPRYGFDWTMENGSPTGAKAVSVNSATNIARQYQVPILYSETAQQPHFSYTDEDGKEHIVWFEDARARAAKALLTINYRLKGLGSWQLGLSFPQAFYLIDHFFRQRKVL; encoded by the coding sequence TTGATTGAACAAATCTATACGTTAGTGAAAACCAAGAATTACGCTGGTGTTATGATTGATTTCGAGAATGTGACCGGCACTGAACGTGATATGTATTCCAGCTTCTTGAACGCCTTGCACAAGAGACTCCAGCCCGAAGGCTATTATACAGCCGTTGCCCTGCCGGTCAAGCGCTCCGATAATGAATTTCCCGGATACGACTACGGGGGAATCGCGTCTGCTGTCGATTTCGTCTTCCTCATGGCCTATGATTATCACGAAGCGCATTCAGGACCCGGTCCTGTGGCGCCGATCGATGAAATTCAGAAAACGCTGGATTACGCAATCCGGTTTATTCGGCGGGATAAAATCATCCTTGGCGTACCGAGGTACGGATTCGATTGGACGATGGAGAACGGTTCCCCGACCGGAGCGAAGGCGGTCTCCGTTAACAGCGCCACGAATATAGCAAGACAGTACCAGGTTCCGATCCTATACTCCGAAACGGCACAGCAGCCCCATTTCTCGTATACGGACGAAGACGGGAAAGAACATATCGTATGGTTCGAGGATGCGCGCGCCCGCGCTGCAAAGGCCCTGCTCACGATTAATTACCGGTTGAAAGGCCTCGGCTCCTGGCAGCTTGGCCTGAGCTTCCCGCAAGCGTTCTATCTGATTGATCATTTCTTCAGGCAAAGGAAAGTGCTCTAG
- a CDS encoding nucleoside hydrolase, which yields MNKTRMIIDVDTGIDDAIAILYAVLAPDIHVEGITTCFGNIDVDQATDNTLRLLKLARANFEIPVAVGASKPLKRDFPGSAEHVHGKNGIGGAVLAKSEQQPIRQSAAEFIVSTVNDNPGEITIVTLARMTNLAHAIQLDPGIITKIKEVVVMGGNVFVPGNITPVAEANLAGDPEAAAYAFASGLPITAVGLDVTLKTLLTKAHVQYMLTHAPAGKQPLVAFMRDSLEHYFDFYQEVSHLIGACPMHDLLAVMVAADPSLVKKQTLLAVIETEGLHTSGMVVTDRRAVPVVGNPIDFCVDVESERALNAMMALFLRENAG from the coding sequence ATGAATAAAACAAGAATGATTATTGACGTAGACACAGGAATCGACGATGCGATTGCGATTTTGTACGCCGTATTGGCACCGGATATCCATGTGGAGGGCATTACGACTTGCTTCGGCAACATTGATGTCGATCAGGCAACGGATAACACGCTGCGACTGCTTAAGCTTGCGAGAGCCAACTTTGAAATTCCTGTTGCGGTCGGAGCGTCCAAGCCGCTGAAGCGTGATTTTCCGGGTTCGGCCGAGCATGTGCATGGCAAGAACGGAATCGGCGGTGCTGTGCTGGCGAAATCCGAGCAGCAGCCAATCAGACAGAGCGCGGCAGAATTCATCGTATCGACCGTGAACGATAATCCCGGCGAAATTACGATCGTGACGCTTGCGCGCATGACCAACCTAGCACACGCGATCCAACTCGACCCGGGCATTATTACGAAGATCAAGGAAGTTGTCGTCATGGGCGGCAACGTATTCGTGCCAGGAAATATTACGCCCGTTGCAGAAGCGAATCTAGCCGGCGATCCGGAAGCCGCCGCATATGCATTCGCATCCGGCCTGCCCATTACGGCTGTTGGCCTGGATGTGACGCTGAAGACCTTGCTGACCAAGGCGCATGTACAATACATGCTGACCCATGCCCCTGCTGGGAAGCAGCCGCTCGTTGCGTTCATGCGCGATTCGCTGGAGCATTATTTTGACTTCTACCAAGAGGTGAGCCATCTGATCGGAGCTTGCCCGATGCACGATTTGCTTGCCGTAATGGTTGCCGCGGATCCAAGCTTGGTGAAGAAACAGACCCTGCTTGCCGTTATTGAGACCGAGGGCCTCCACACGTCCGGGATGGTTGTGACGGATCGAAGAGCAGTTCCCGTTGTCGGTAATCCGATTGATTTCTGCGTTGACGTGGAATCGGAACGTGCGCTGAACGCGATGATGGCCTTGTTCCTGCGCGAGAACGCGGGATAG
- a CDS encoding phytanoyl-CoA dioxygenase family protein: MHTSCLEYALTDEERKQFNEQGYLVMEEALSAEQVGKLSEELDRIHAEKIKEGHDPKTAMFYPNFIPDHEVFLDLVDYEKVLPKVWGILGWNIYLYHAHMIATPPSGQEKNDRTFGWHQDSGRVNMEMESHPRPRLSLKVAYFLSDVSQPDRGNFWVVPGSHLKDELAMPADREGQPAGAIPICVKPGTAVFFDRRLWHAGTPNWSDLTRKVLFYGYGYRWIRTKDDMTVQHLWERSDPIRRQLLGASVNCNGHYTPTDDDVPLRTWLKAHQPELV; this comes from the coding sequence GTGCATACGTCATGCTTGGAATATGCTTTGACCGATGAAGAGCGCAAGCAATTTAACGAGCAAGGGTATTTGGTCATGGAGGAGGCCTTGTCCGCGGAGCAGGTCGGGAAGCTGTCCGAAGAATTAGACCGCATTCATGCCGAGAAGATTAAGGAAGGGCATGACCCGAAGACGGCGATGTTTTATCCAAATTTCATTCCTGACCACGAGGTGTTTCTTGATCTGGTCGACTACGAGAAGGTGCTGCCGAAGGTCTGGGGCATTCTTGGCTGGAACATATATTTGTATCATGCCCATATGATTGCGACGCCGCCCTCCGGTCAGGAGAAGAATGATCGAACGTTCGGCTGGCATCAGGACAGCGGGCGCGTGAATATGGAGATGGAGAGTCATCCGAGGCCCCGCTTATCGCTCAAGGTCGCATATTTTCTGTCGGATGTCTCGCAGCCAGACAGAGGCAATTTCTGGGTCGTGCCGGGAAGCCACTTGAAGGACGAATTGGCGATGCCTGCTGATCGCGAGGGTCAGCCTGCGGGAGCGATCCCGATCTGCGTGAAGCCGGGAACAGCCGTTTTCTTCGACAGACGGTTGTGGCATGCGGGAACGCCGAACTGGTCGGATCTTACGCGCAAGGTGCTGTTCTACGGCTATGGTTACCGCTGGATCCGCACGAAAGACGATATGACCGTCCAGCATCTCTGGGAACGCAGCGATCCGATCCGCAGGCAGCTGCTCGGCGCAAGCGTGAACTGCAACGGCCACTACACCCCGACAGATGACGATGTGCCGCTGCGTACGTGGTTGAAGGCGCATCAGCCGGAACTGGTGTAA
- a CDS encoding AraC family transcriptional regulator, with translation MIKLRSCYVKDFHGKWEMNKELTQSHVLIAVTRGKIIYWVNDESIFLQRGDVLFIPAGSIRGGTSLEEHQRYATHFTPEAHDRSLLPLLMDQRYCKTTISGFEYFKQRFLLLKHHWLMHGPYSEASCFAILLELLGIINYERDKWKLPAKKIDMAEDVKAYVLQHYKEPVTLNDLSGYTGRTPNHISHAFKSVTGLSPIEYLHHVRISKAKELMFDKRMPMSEIAEETGFCDQAYFNRIFKKLTGCSPTAFLKGRTD, from the coding sequence TTGATCAAGCTGCGGAGCTGTTACGTGAAGGATTTTCATGGAAAATGGGAGATGAACAAGGAATTGACGCAATCTCATGTGCTAATTGCCGTCACGAGGGGGAAAATCATCTACTGGGTGAATGACGAGAGCATCTTCCTTCAGAGGGGCGACGTACTGTTCATTCCTGCCGGCTCGATTCGCGGCGGAACCTCCTTGGAAGAGCATCAGCGATATGCGACGCATTTCACGCCCGAAGCGCATGATCGCAGCCTGCTGCCTTTGCTCATGGATCAACGCTATTGCAAGACGACCATCAGCGGGTTCGAATATTTCAAGCAGCGCTTCCTGCTGCTCAAGCATCACTGGCTTATGCATGGGCCCTATTCGGAAGCCTCTTGCTTCGCGATCCTGCTGGAGCTGCTCGGCATTATCAATTACGAACGAGACAAATGGAAGCTCCCGGCCAAAAAAATCGATATGGCGGAGGACGTCAAAGCTTATGTGCTTCAGCATTACAAGGAACCCGTTACGCTTAACGATCTGTCCGGCTACACGGGAAGGACGCCTAATCATATCTCGCACGCGTTCAAATCCGTAACCGGCTTGAGCCCGATCGAGTATCTTCATCATGTGCGGATCTCGAAGGCGAAGGAGCTCATGTTCGATAAGCGGATGCCGATGAGCGAAATCGCGGAAGAGACCGGATTCTGCGATCAAGCGTATTTCAACCGAATATTCAAGAAGCTGACCGGCTGCTCGCCGACCGCATTCTTGAAGGGAAGGACGGATTAA
- a CDS encoding FadR/GntR family transcriptional regulator, whose amino-acid sequence MFKAVRKITVTEQIMEQIAELITSGQLQPGEQLPTERDLAVQLGVTRGRVREALRATRLSA is encoded by the coding sequence ATGTTCAAAGCCGTTCGCAAAATAACCGTCACCGAACAAATCATGGAGCAAATCGCGGAATTGATTACGTCCGGCCAGCTTCAGCCCGGCGAGCAGCTGCCGACTGAGCGTGATTTGGCCGTTCAATTAGGCGTCACCCGCGGACGCGTACGTGAAGCGCTTCGCGCCACTCGCTTGTCGGCTTGA